In a single window of the Streptococcus ilei genome:
- a CDS encoding CsbD family protein yields the protein MSLEDKLNQVKGSVKEGLGKVTGDTKTEAEGVAEKVASKAKEVAEDAKEAVEGAINGVKNILHKDDN from the coding sequence ATGTCATTAGAAGATAAATTAAACCAAGTTAAAGGTTCTGTTAAAGAAGGTCTCGGTAAAGTAACTGGTGACACAAAAACAGAAGCTGAAGGCGTTGCTGAAAAAGTTGCATCAAAAGCTAAAGAAGTTGCTGAAGACGCAAAAGAAGCTGTCGAAGGAGCTATCAACGGTGTGAAAAACATCCTTCACAAAGACGATAACTAA
- a CDS encoding PFL family protein, producing MDIKQVTETIAMIEEQNFDVRTITMGISLLDCIDPDIDKAAEKVYQKIVTKAKDLVAVGDEIAAELGIPIVNKRVSVTPISIIGAATNATDYVPFAKALDRAAKEVGVNFIGGFSALVQKGYQKGDEILINSIPRALAETDFVCSSVNIGSTKTGINMTAVRDMGRIIKEASQADPMGPGKLVVFANAVEDNPFMAGAFHGVGEADVVINVGVSGPGVVQRAIEKVPGASFDVLAETVKKTAFKITRVGQLVGQMASERLGVEFGIVDLSLAPTPAVGDSVARVLEAMGLEVVGTHGTTAALALLNDQVKKGGIMACNQVGGLSGAFIPVSEDEGMIAAVQSGHINLEKLEAMTAICSVGLDMIAIPADTPDTTIAAMIADEAAIGVINQKTTAVRIIPYGEEGDMLELGGLLGSAPVMKVNKASSADFIARGGQIPAPVHSFKN from the coding sequence ATGGACATTAAACAGGTAACAGAAACCATTGCCATGATTGAGGAGCAGAACTTTGATGTTCGGACCATCACCATGGGCATCTCCCTTCTAGATTGTATTGATCCAGATATCGATAAGGCGGCTGAAAAAGTCTACCAGAAGATTGTGACAAAGGCCAAGGACTTAGTAGCTGTCGGGGATGAGATTGCGGCAGAACTCGGCATTCCGATTGTGAATAAGCGGGTTTCGGTTACTCCTATATCCATTATTGGAGCAGCAACCAATGCGACAGACTATGTGCCCTTTGCCAAGGCGCTGGATCGTGCGGCTAAAGAAGTTGGGGTCAACTTTATCGGTGGCTTCTCAGCCCTGGTTCAAAAAGGCTACCAAAAAGGGGATGAAATCCTCATCAATTCCATTCCTCGCGCTCTAGCAGAGACCGATTTTGTCTGCTCTTCGGTTAACATTGGTTCCACTAAGACAGGGATCAATATGACAGCTGTCCGAGACATGGGCCGTATCATTAAAGAAGCTTCCCAAGCAGATCCGATGGGGCCAGGTAAGCTGGTGGTCTTTGCCAATGCAGTAGAAGATAATCCTTTTATGGCAGGGGCTTTCCACGGTGTCGGTGAAGCGGATGTTGTCATCAACGTTGGGGTTTCTGGTCCTGGTGTTGTCCAACGGGCGATTGAAAAAGTTCCAGGTGCAAGCTTTGATGTATTGGCAGAAACCGTTAAGAAGACAGCCTTCAAGATTACCCGTGTCGGTCAATTAGTGGGTCAAATGGCTAGTGAACGTCTCGGTGTGGAGTTTGGGATTGTAGACTTGTCTCTCGCACCAACTCCAGCTGTTGGGGATTCGGTTGCCCGTGTCCTCGAAGCTATGGGGCTTGAAGTAGTAGGAACCCACGGGACAACCGCAGCACTGGCTTTGCTCAATGACCAAGTGAAAAAAGGCGGCATCATGGCTTGTAACCAAGTCGGTGGTTTGTCAGGTGCCTTCATTCCAGTCTCAGAAGATGAGGGGATGATTGCAGCGGTCCAATCGGGTCATATCAACCTGGAAAAATTGGAAGCCATGACTGCCATCTGTTCAGTCGGTCTGGATATGATTGCCATCCCAGCTGATACTCCGGATACGACGATTGCGGCTATGATTGCCGATGAAGCAGCTATCGGAGTGATCAACCAAAAGACAACAGCGGTTCGGATTATTCCTTATGGAGAAGAAGGCGATATGTTAGAGCTTGGAGGACTTCTTGGCTCTGCTCCAGTGATGAAGGTCAACAAAGCTTCGTCAGCTGACTTTATTGCCCGTGGCGGTCAAATTCCAGCCCCAGTTCATAGTTTTAAAAATTAA
- the cadX gene encoding Cd(II)/Zn(II)-sensing metalloregulatory transcriptional regulator CadX, with the protein MKKDSICQVDVINQQNVTTATNYLEKEKVQKSLRILSKFTDNKQINIIFYLLAVEELCVCDIACLLNLSMASASHHLRKLANQNILDTRREGKIIYYFIKDEEIRDFFNQLG; encoded by the coding sequence ATGAAAAAAGATAGTATCTGTCAAGTGGATGTTATAAATCAACAAAATGTTACAACCGCAACGAACTACCTTGAAAAGGAAAAAGTCCAAAAATCACTTCGCATTTTATCAAAATTTACCGATAATAAACAGATAAATATCATCTTTTATCTCCTTGCCGTCGAAGAACTCTGTGTCTGCGATATAGCCTGTTTATTAAATCTCAGTATGGCATCTGCCTCCCACCATCTTCGTAAACTAGCCAATCAAAACATCTTGGACACTAGAAGAGAGGGGAAAATTATATATTATTTTATAAAAGATGAGGAAATCAGAGATTTTTTTAATCAACTAGGATAA
- a CDS encoding ACT domain-containing protein has protein sequence MKAIITVVGKDQKGIVAGVATKVAELGLNIDDISQTVLDEYFTMMAVVTSDEKKDFTQLRSELEEFGQSLHVKINIQSAAIFDAMHNL, from the coding sequence ATGAAAGCAATTATTACAGTTGTCGGAAAAGACCAAAAAGGAATCGTAGCAGGTGTTGCGACTAAAGTGGCAGAGTTGGGACTCAATATCGATGATATTTCCCAGACCGTATTGGATGAGTACTTCACTATGATGGCGGTTGTGACATCGGATGAGAAAAAAGATTTCACACAGCTTCGTTCAGAATTAGAAGAATTCGGTCAGTCTCTTCATGTAAAAATCAATATCCAGAGCGCAGCGATTTTTGATGCCATGCACAATTTGTAA
- a CDS encoding CadD family cadmium resistance transporter, whose protein sequence is MIQNIVTSIILYSGTAVDLLIILMLFFAKRKSRKDIINIYLGQFLGSVSLIFLSLLFAFVLNYIPSKEILGLLGLIPIFLGLKVLLLGDSDGEAIAKDGLRKDNKNLIFLVAMITFASCGADNIGVFVPYFTTLNLANLIVTLLTFLVMIYLLVFSAQKLAQVPSVGETLEKYSRWFIAVVYLGLGMYILIENNSFDMLWAVLG, encoded by the coding sequence ATGATTCAAAATATTGTTACTTCAATAATCCTGTATTCTGGGACAGCCGTAGACTTACTTATTATCCTAATGTTATTTTTTGCCAAAAGAAAAAGCAGAAAGGACATCATTAACATCTATTTAGGACAATTTCTAGGCTCTGTTAGTCTAATATTCCTAAGTTTGCTTTTTGCATTTGTCTTAAATTATATTCCTAGTAAAGAGATTTTAGGTTTACTCGGTTTGATTCCAATTTTCCTAGGCCTCAAAGTTTTGCTTTTAGGAGATTCTGATGGAGAAGCTATTGCAAAAGATGGTTTGCGAAAAGACAATAAAAACCTGATTTTTCTAGTCGCTATGATTACTTTTGCAAGTTGTGGCGCTGACAATATTGGTGTCTTTGTCCCATATTTTACCACCTTAAATTTAGCGAATTTGATAGTGACTTTACTTACTTTTCTAGTCATGATTTATCTCTTGGTTTTTTCTGCCCAAAAATTAGCACAAGTCCCTTCTGTTGGAGAAACTTTGGAAAAATATAGCAGATGGTTTATTGCCGTTGTCTATTTAGGATTGGGGATGTATATCCTGATTGAAAACAACAGCTTTGACATGCTATGGGCTGTGTTAGGCTAG
- a CDS encoding potassium channel family protein has translation MRRLKMLWHIIQVTGFTRFALSFVTFVFGSGGVLFLVEPAITNYGDGLWYAFVTSTTVGYGDLLAVTLIGRITSVFLTIYGLIFFGCLSAVIINYYTDLNKERGEDK, from the coding sequence ATGAGACGTTTAAAAATGTTATGGCATATTATACAGGTTACGGGTTTTACTCGGTTTGCTCTGAGTTTTGTGACCTTTGTTTTTGGGTCAGGAGGCGTGCTTTTCCTAGTTGAACCTGCTATCACAAATTACGGAGACGGTCTTTGGTATGCTTTTGTGACTTCGACGACTGTCGGCTACGGGGATCTCCTAGCTGTGACCTTGATTGGAAGGATTACCAGTGTCTTCTTGACGATTTATGGGCTCATATTTTTTGGCTGTTTATCAGCTGTTATTATTAATTATTATACCGATTTAAATAAGGAAAGAGGAGAGGACAAATGA
- a CDS encoding DUF389 domain-containing protein: protein MTANYSTREYREKLYDDLHVRLRDTAILMCAIFIASIGLNMNSTAVIIGAMLISPLMTPIVGLGFGLAIFDTRLIKQSLEVLLTQVLVSLLVSTLYFWISPLSYASSELIARTSPTIWDVLIAIAGGIAGVIGSRKKEANNIVPGVAIATALMPPICTAGYGLANGNVRFLLGALYLFLINCVFIMLANIVGTRILMRKSPLTSFKELSIKMRIGLISLIVLLILPASYSAVTLTIEQARKEGIKQFVGKEFANYTVINQVYKSSNNELVLTVVGDPISEEELETLHQKQASYGIQSVQLKVNQVQNSPTLDSEATKEFYENIDKYIDQKLSEKDSQNDLVKENEADKD, encoded by the coding sequence ATGACTGCCAATTATTCAACACGGGAATACCGTGAGAAATTATACGATGACCTTCATGTTCGATTGAGAGATACAGCGATTTTGATGTGTGCAATTTTTATTGCCTCTATCGGTCTAAATATGAATTCAACAGCTGTTATTATTGGAGCCATGTTAATTTCACCTCTCATGACACCGATTGTTGGACTGGGATTCGGTTTAGCTATTTTTGATACGCGTTTAATCAAGCAATCTCTAGAGGTTTTATTGACTCAAGTGTTGGTCAGTTTGCTTGTCTCGACTCTGTATTTCTGGATTTCTCCCTTGTCTTATGCAAGTAGCGAGTTGATCGCACGAACCTCTCCAACCATTTGGGATGTTCTCATTGCTATTGCTGGTGGGATTGCTGGTGTGATCGGTTCAAGGAAAAAAGAAGCAAACAATATCGTGCCAGGAGTAGCCATTGCTACAGCTTTGATGCCGCCTATCTGTACTGCTGGCTATGGTTTAGCTAATGGGAATGTACGATTTTTATTGGGGGCTCTCTATCTTTTCTTGATCAACTGTGTCTTTATCATGCTAGCCAACATTGTTGGAACAAGAATTTTGATGAGAAAATCTCCTTTAACTTCATTTAAAGAGCTGAGCATTAAAATGAGAATTGGCTTGATTTCTTTGATTGTATTGTTGATTCTTCCAGCTAGCTATTCGGCAGTTACTCTGACAATAGAACAAGCGCGCAAAGAAGGGATCAAACAGTTTGTAGGAAAAGAGTTCGCCAATTATACGGTTATTAATCAAGTCTACAAGTCAAGTAACAATGAATTGGTCTTGACGGTTGTTGGAGATCCGATTTCAGAAGAAGAATTAGAAACACTCCACCAAAAACAAGCCTCTTACGGTATTCAATCTGTTCAATTGAAAGTGAATCAAGTTCAGAACTCGCCAACATTAGATAGTGAAGCGACCAAGGAATTTTATGAAAACATTGACAAGTATATTGATCAAAAACTCTCTGAAAAAGATTCACAAAACGATCTCGTAAAAGAAAATGAAGCAGACAAGGATTGA
- a CDS encoding rhomboid family intramembrane serine protease, protein MKNILKTYPVVITLTFICLLLGILTSIYGNAMYDLLAFHSKPVYYWQYMSGTLMHGSKGAPLWFLWVHLFLNGLMILPFGGLLERKRGSKYVLLVFVTATVISSIAFHFLTQGQKIQATGISAVGYAFITGGVILLLNIWKEFSCTVKLCYLFLILLSILMLLPMITGWISTFLHLSGIASYLLVLSSATTLREMLEPSVD, encoded by the coding sequence ATGAAAAACATCCTCAAAACCTACCCAGTTGTCATTACTTTAACTTTTATTTGTTTATTGTTAGGAATTCTCACTTCTATTTATGGGAATGCTATGTACGACCTATTGGCCTTTCATTCAAAACCGGTTTATTATTGGCAGTATATGAGTGGAACCTTGATGCATGGAAGTAAAGGAGCCCCCCTCTGGTTTTTATGGGTACATCTATTTTTAAATGGGCTCATGATTCTACCTTTTGGCGGACTACTGGAAAGGAAAAGAGGCTCCAAATATGTCTTGCTTGTTTTTGTTACCGCGACAGTCATCTCTTCCATCGCCTTTCACTTCTTAACACAGGGGCAAAAAATTCAGGCGACGGGGATTTCTGCGGTTGGCTATGCTTTTATAACTGGAGGAGTCATACTTTTACTGAATATTTGGAAAGAATTTTCATGCACCGTAAAACTGTGTTATCTTTTCTTAATCCTTCTATCTATCCTGATGCTACTACCAATGATCACCGGATGGATCTCGACCTTCTTGCATCTTTCGGGGATTGCTAGTTACCTTTTGGTTTTATCTTCAGCTACTACCTTAAGGGAAATGCTTGAGCCATCCGTTGATTGA
- a CDS encoding CPBP family intramembrane glutamic endopeptidase gives MKYAKHGVALLFLLYLFVFGIDGLVIYLTGVFNGDVSFLYFMYLVLYSLLLIGILLWFKRQKIATHSNRQKWKWSYLGYFALVLLWFFVERWVLQTFQDLLVPVVHQTKLPSSIYLNGPGISGTLFFVLATVTSPMIEEFIFRGYLMNVFFKESKFHLDVLLSGFLFAVFHLIHQYRDPITFSLYFCSGLFLAAVYKKHKDIRLPIFLHAFSNFLTFWKPIWIFIYNYIYWHFLV, from the coding sequence ATGAAATATGCCAAACATGGAGTCGCTTTACTGTTTCTGTTGTATCTATTTGTTTTTGGGATCGATGGCCTTGTTATCTACCTAACCGGAGTTTTCAATGGTGATGTAAGTTTTCTTTATTTCATGTATTTGGTTCTCTACTCTTTGCTTCTCATCGGCATTCTACTTTGGTTTAAAAGACAGAAGATAGCCACCCATTCAAACAGACAGAAATGGAAGTGGTCCTATCTGGGGTATTTTGCTTTGGTGCTCTTGTGGTTCTTTGTTGAAAGATGGGTGCTGCAAACTTTTCAGGATTTGCTGGTTCCTGTCGTTCATCAAACCAAATTGCCATCCTCCATTTATCTAAATGGCCCTGGTATTTCGGGTACTCTGTTTTTTGTCCTAGCAACTGTTACATCTCCTATGATCGAAGAATTTATTTTTAGAGGCTATCTGATGAATGTCTTCTTTAAAGAAAGTAAGTTTCATTTAGATGTTTTGCTTTCGGGCTTTCTCTTTGCGGTCTTTCATTTGATCCATCAATATCGGGACCCTATAACCTTTTCTCTTTATTTCTGTTCAGGACTCTTCTTGGCAGCTGTCTACAAGAAACACAAAGATATCCGGTTGCCCATCTTCTTGCATGCCTTTAGCAATTTTCTCACTTTTTGGAAACCAATCTGGATTTTCATCTACAACTATATCTACTGGCATTTTCTTGTTTAA
- a CDS encoding histidine phosphatase family protein: protein MAKTRLFIIRHGKTMFNTIGRAQGWSDTPLTTQGEEGIRELGVGLRESGLDFVRAVSSDSGRAIQTMGIVLDELGLTDQIPYTFNKKIREWCFGSFDGAYGGELFRGVVPRVLDIEDYKKLTLEELANGIYQVDTAGWAEPWNVLKKRIVDGFEEIAKEVEAKGGGNVLVVSHSMTIGSFVCILNPEIVLDPRVENGSVTLVEYENGRFSIKTIGDESYRKLGANWLEAHSEEIDVKK, encoded by the coding sequence ATGGCGAAAACAAGATTATTTATTATTCGGCATGGAAAAACCATGTTTAATACGATAGGTCGTGCCCAAGGTTGGTCGGATACGCCTTTAACTACTCAAGGAGAAGAAGGTATCCGTGAATTGGGAGTTGGGTTGAGAGAATCTGGTTTGGACTTTGTCCGTGCTGTTTCCAGTGATTCAGGTCGCGCCATTCAAACTATGGGGATTGTTTTAGACGAGCTTGGACTCACAGATCAGATTCCTTATACTTTCAACAAAAAGATCCGGGAATGGTGTTTTGGAAGTTTTGATGGTGCCTATGGAGGAGAGCTGTTCCGTGGAGTCGTTCCCCGTGTTCTGGATATAGAAGACTACAAGAAGTTAACACTAGAAGAGTTAGCGAATGGGATCTACCAAGTGGATACAGCCGGTTGGGCTGAACCATGGAATGTGTTGAAAAAACGGATTGTAGATGGTTTTGAAGAGATTGCGAAAGAAGTTGAAGCTAAGGGTGGTGGAAATGTTCTTGTTGTCAGTCATAGCATGACGATCGGTTCCTTTGTGTGCATTTTAAATCCAGAGATTGTGCTAGATCCAAGGGTTGAAAATGGCAGTGTTACCCTTGTCGAATACGAAAATGGACGCTTCTCGATCAAGACCATCGGAGATGAATCTTATCGCAAGCTAGGTGCTAACTGGTTAGAGGCCCACTCAGAAGAAATTGATGTGAAAAAATAA
- a CDS encoding TMEM175 family protein, which translates to MKKDRLIVLTDVVLAIIMTILILELEKPTTPSLEAFWDLRQNFFACFLSFFWLGSLWMALNTLWEKVEKISSEIIWWNLFLLLERQEFSLENFMPSKIPV; encoded by the coding sequence ATGAAGAAAGACAGATTAATTGTATTGACAGATGTTGTTCTAGCAATTATTATGACCATCTTGATTTTAGAGTTAGAAAAACCAACAACACCAAGTCTTGAAGCTTTTTGGGATTTACGGCAAAATTTCTTTGCTTGTTTTCTTTCCTTTTTCTGGTTGGGATCGTTATGGATGGCACTAAACACATTATGGGAAAAGGTTGAGAAAATTTCCTCAGAAATTATTTGGTGGAATTTGTTTCTACTCTTGGAGCGGCAGGAGTTCTCTTTGGAGAATTTCATGCCATCCAAGATACCAGTCTGA
- a CDS encoding histidine phosphatase family protein, protein MAKTKLYIARHGKTMFNTIGRAQGWSDSPLTEAGERGIHELGIGLRQAGIQFQQAVSSDSGRTIQTMGIVLEELGLTGKIPYRYDKRIREWCFGSFDGAYDGELFMGVLPRVFRVDDFHHLSLMELAEGIVEVDTAGWAESWETLRDRILEGFTAIAKDVESQGGGNAIVVSHGMTISTLIYLIDPKAFKEFVLDNGSVTVIEYEDGQLKLEAVGDMSYRQVGAKLLEEDHD, encoded by the coding sequence ATGGCAAAGACAAAATTGTATATTGCCCGTCACGGAAAAACCATGTTTAATACGATCGGTCGCGCCCAAGGGTGGTCCGATAGTCCCTTGACGGAAGCTGGCGAACGAGGGATTCATGAATTAGGGATTGGTCTGCGTCAAGCAGGAATCCAGTTCCAACAAGCTGTGTCCAGTGACTCTGGTCGAACCATTCAAACCATGGGGATTGTGCTAGAAGAATTAGGGTTAACAGGTAAAATTCCTTATCGCTATGATAAGCGTATTCGCGAATGGTGTTTTGGAAGCTTTGATGGCGCCTACGATGGAGAACTCTTTATGGGGGTTCTGCCACGTGTCTTTCGGGTCGATGATTTCCATCATTTGAGCTTGATGGAGTTGGCTGAAGGAATTGTCGAAGTGGATACAGCAGGCTGGGCAGAGTCTTGGGAAACTCTTCGCGATCGAATTTTGGAAGGCTTTACGGCAATTGCCAAGGATGTTGAGTCTCAAGGTGGTGGCAATGCCATCGTGGTCAGTCATGGGATGACCATCAGCACCTTGATTTACCTGATTGATCCAAAGGCTTTTAAAGAATTTGTCTTGGACAATGGTAGTGTGACTGTTATTGAGTATGAGGATGGCCAACTTAAACTAGAAGCAGTTGGAGATATGTCATACCGACAGGTTGGAGCAAAATTGTTAGAGGAAGATCATGACTAA